From a single Pseudobutyrivibrio xylanivorans genomic region:
- the polA gene encoding DNA polymerase I: MSKLLLIDGHSIANRAFYGVPDLTNSQGQHTGAIFGFMNMMLKFIEDEQPDNFAVAFDLSAPTFRHKMFEAYKGTRKPMLPELKEQIPRIQEMLKAMGVPVVTKEGWEADDILGTLARIGEEKGFDVTIVSGDRDLLQLATEKVKISIPKTKKTGTEIENYYAADVKAAYDVTPKQFIDVKALQGDASDNIPGVEGIGPKTAQKWIAEYGSIEECHAHVDEMKKGKVLQNFIDQWDMAVLSKELATINVNAPIELEEGSTKLGNLFTEEAYLLCKQYELKKLLPRFEATETAKVQDTTSETFKRIYELADVEEFFDMLKKSGKDFVGASIMAGDDKRIKGVALSVGDSTIYVDCTGFITSDYLAHKLIEISKAGVKLCFWNLKDTMHLIFNLLNEDEKAAVLEKGGKAELFPNADDVAVAAYLHNPIKNEYTADDVAQEILGIIIPAPADLFGKKKLSAALEDDSFLEAVTTYACYNAYVAYASYEKVIAEIEKEGMLDIYKDIELPLTYTLFDMELQGIAMDAKALSEFGDKLSVRINELEQCIYKQAGEEFNINSPKQLGVILFEKLGIEGGKKTKTGYSTAADVLEELSATNPIISDILEYRQLAKLRSTYVEGLAACLDEDGRIRSTFMQTVTATGRISSTEPNLQNIPIRMELGREIRKVFFAKEGCTFLDADYSQIELRVLAHMSGDENLINAFKAGQDIHRSTASLVFDTPFDEVTDLQRRRAKAVNFGIVYGISAFGLAKDIGVGRKEAQEYIDNYFKAYPAMHTFLEDLKSSAKETGYATTMYGRRRPVPELASSNFMTKQFGERVAMNSPIQGTAADIIKIAMVNVHDRLLREGLKSKLLLQVHDELLVETYDDERQVVEKLIAEEMEGAAALSVQLEIDMNSGKTWDEAH, encoded by the coding sequence ATGAGCAAATTATTACTTATAGATGGCCATAGCATTGCAAACCGTGCATTCTATGGCGTGCCAGATCTTACTAATAGTCAGGGCCAGCACACCGGCGCAATCTTTGGCTTCATGAATATGATGCTCAAATTCATTGAGGATGAGCAGCCAGATAACTTTGCAGTCGCCTTCGATCTTAGTGCACCAACCTTCAGACACAAAATGTTTGAAGCCTACAAAGGTACTAGAAAGCCTATGCTTCCTGAACTTAAAGAGCAGATCCCACGTATTCAGGAAATGCTTAAGGCAATGGGCGTACCAGTTGTTACAAAGGAAGGCTGGGAGGCTGACGATATCCTTGGAACTTTGGCTAGAATTGGCGAGGAAAAGGGCTTTGATGTGACAATCGTTTCTGGAGACCGCGATTTGCTCCAGCTTGCCACAGAAAAGGTCAAGATTTCCATCCCAAAGACAAAGAAGACTGGAACTGAAATTGAGAATTATTATGCTGCTGATGTTAAGGCAGCTTATGATGTTACGCCAAAGCAGTTTATTGACGTGAAGGCATTACAGGGCGATGCCTCAGATAATATTCCTGGTGTAGAGGGAATTGGTCCAAAGACTGCTCAGAAGTGGATTGCAGAGTACGGCTCAATCGAGGAGTGCCATGCACATGTTGATGAGATGAAAAAAGGCAAGGTCCTTCAGAACTTCATCGATCAGTGGGATATGGCAGTGCTTTCAAAGGAGCTTGCTACTATCAATGTTAATGCTCCAATCGAACTTGAGGAGGGCAGCACAAAGCTTGGAAATCTTTTCACTGAAGAGGCATATCTTCTTTGTAAGCAGTATGAGTTGAAAAAGCTTCTTCCAAGATTTGAGGCAACAGAGACTGCGAAGGTTCAGGACACTACATCTGAGACCTTTAAACGTATATACGAATTGGCTGATGTTGAAGAATTTTTTGACATGCTTAAAAAGTCTGGCAAGGATTTTGTCGGTGCCAGCATTATGGCTGGAGATGATAAGCGTATAAAGGGGGTTGCTCTTTCAGTAGGGGATTCTACAATCTATGTGGATTGCACTGGATTTATCACCTCAGATTATTTGGCTCACAAGCTAATAGAAATCAGCAAGGCTGGTGTGAAGCTTTGTTTCTGGAATTTGAAGGATACAATGCATCTTATCTTTAATCTTTTGAATGAGGATGAGAAGGCAGCGGTTCTTGAAAAGGGCGGTAAGGCTGAGCTTTTCCCTAATGCTGATGATGTGGCTGTGGCAGCTTACCTTCACAACCCTATCAAAAACGAATACACGGCAGATGATGTGGCTCAGGAAATTCTTGGTATTATAATTCCAGCACCGGCAGATTTGTTCGGCAAGAAAAAGCTATCGGCTGCGCTTGAGGATGACAGCTTCCTTGAGGCTGTTACTACTTATGCCTGCTATAATGCTTATGTTGCCTACGCTTCCTATGAGAAGGTCATTGCAGAAATAGAAAAAGAGGGCATGCTTGATATTTATAAAGATATTGAGCTTCCACTTACATATACATTGTTTGATATGGAGCTTCAGGGCATCGCTATGGATGCAAAGGCTCTTTCGGAATTTGGTGATAAGCTTTCAGTTCGTATAAACGAATTGGAGCAATGCATTTACAAGCAGGCGGGAGAGGAATTTAATATTAATTCTCCAAAGCAGCTTGGTGTTATTCTTTTTGAGAAGCTTGGAATTGAAGGCGGGAAGAAGACAAAGACTGGTTATTCTACAGCCGCAGACGTTTTAGAGGAACTGTCAGCAACAAATCCTATCATCAGTGATATTTTGGAGTACAGACAGCTGGCAAAGCTTAGAAGCACTTATGTAGAAGGACTTGCAGCATGCCTTGACGAGGATGGCCGCATTCGTTCAACCTTTATGCAGACAGTTACGGCTACAGGTCGAATCAGCTCTACTGAGCCAAATCTTCAGAACATTCCTATTCGTATGGAGCTTGGCCGTGAGATTCGAAAGGTATTCTTCGCAAAGGAAGGCTGCACCTTCCTTGACGCCGACTATTCGCAGATCGAGTTGAGAGTACTTGCACACATGTCAGGAGACGAGAATCTGATTAATGCCTTCAAGGCCGGTCAGGATATTCACCGTTCAACTGCATCACTTGTTTTTGACACTCCTTTTGACGAGGTTACTGATTTGCAGCGTCGTCGTGCCAAGGCTGTAAACTTTGGAATTGTTTACGGCATCAGTGCATTTGGACTTGCAAAGGATATAGGAGTTGGCCGCAAGGAGGCTCAGGAATACATCGACAATTATTTCAAGGCTTATCCTGCTATGCATACCTTCCTGGAAGATTTGAAGTCGTCAGCCAAGGAGACTGGCTATGCCACTACAATGTACGGCAGACGTCGACCAGTGCCGGAGCTTGCTTCATCAAACTTTATGACAAAGCAGTTTGGTGAGCGTGTGGCAATGAATTCTCCAATTCAGGGAACGGCAGCGGATATCATCAAAATCGCTATGGTAAATGTTCACGACCGATTGCTTCGAGAGGGCTTGAAATCAAAGCTTCTTCTTCAGGTTCATGATGAACTTTTGGTGGAAACCTACGATGATGAGCGACAGGTGGTTGAAAAGCTCATTGCAGAGGAGATGGAAGGCGCAGCAGCCCTTTCAGTTCAGCTTGAAATTGACATGAATTCTGGAAAAACCTGGGATGAGGCCCATTAA
- a CDS encoding aminopeptidase P family protein: MTTNEKIAALRNLMRERGIDMYLIPTDDFHSSEYVGEHFKARSFMTGFTGSAGTAIITLEEAHLWADGRYFVQAAKQIADSEVILERMGEPGVPEVNEFIEQNFKDGGCLGFDGRCVSGKNAAKYFDIAQSKGGELVTTEDLVDMIWEDRPALPKATTWVLEDQFSGETMQSKINRIREEMKSKKADAHLLTSLYDIAYIMNIRGNDIANVPVFLSFLLITDDSIILFTDTTNWPEEVMSYLNDNAVKLYPYDMIYHYLQSADMADRRVLLDQSIVNYNMIKALKGSAKIIDDKNPSELMRAIKNETEIKNTKLAHIKDGVACTKAIKWVKENIGKEPMTEITVSDYYEARRKEQENFVDLSFDTISAYGPNAAMMHYSAKPGSEATLKPEGFLLVDSGAHFLEGTTDITRTIALGSLTQQMKEYYTVVLRCHLRLLAANFPKGVTGANLDVLSRGPVWDMGLDYRCGTGHGVGHILNVHEGPNRFHWRVLKGQNSAEIQPGMITTDEPGLYIEDGFGIRIENELLCVAGETTEYGDFRHFEAITYCPIDLDPVIPEMMTEAEKKTLNEYHAMVRETLKPYLSEEEYAWLEKETRDI; this comes from the coding sequence ATGACAACAAATGAGAAAATCGCAGCATTGCGTAATTTAATGAGAGAAAGAGGTATCGACATGTACCTTATTCCTACAGACGATTTTCACTCATCAGAATATGTAGGAGAACACTTTAAAGCCCGCAGCTTCATGACAGGCTTTACAGGCTCTGCTGGAACAGCGATTATTACACTTGAGGAGGCACATCTTTGGGCCGATGGACGTTATTTTGTTCAGGCTGCAAAGCAGATTGCTGACTCAGAGGTTATTTTGGAGCGCATGGGTGAGCCAGGAGTTCCAGAGGTAAATGAGTTTATCGAGCAGAATTTTAAGGATGGCGGTTGCCTTGGCTTTGATGGACGTTGCGTTTCTGGAAAGAATGCTGCAAAGTATTTCGATATCGCTCAGAGCAAGGGTGGAGAGCTTGTTACAACAGAGGATTTGGTTGATATGATTTGGGAGGACAGACCAGCTCTTCCAAAGGCTACTACATGGGTTCTTGAGGATCAGTTCTCAGGAGAGACTATGCAGTCAAAGATTAACAGAATCCGTGAGGAAATGAAGAGCAAAAAGGCAGATGCACACCTTCTTACAAGCCTTTACGATATTGCTTATATCATGAATATTCGTGGAAACGACATTGCAAATGTACCTGTTTTCCTTTCATTCCTTTTGATCACAGATGATAGCATTATTCTCTTTACTGACACTACAAACTGGCCAGAAGAGGTTATGAGCTATCTTAACGATAATGCTGTAAAGCTTTATCCTTACGATATGATTTATCATTATCTCCAGAGTGCGGACATGGCTGACAGACGCGTGCTTCTTGATCAGTCAATTGTCAACTATAACATGATCAAGGCACTGAAGGGCTCTGCAAAGATTATCGATGACAAGAACCCATCAGAGCTTATGCGTGCAATCAAGAACGAGACAGAAATCAAGAATACAAAGCTTGCTCACATCAAGGATGGTGTTGCCTGCACAAAGGCTATCAAGTGGGTTAAGGAAAACATCGGTAAGGAGCCAATGACAGAAATTACAGTTTCTGACTATTATGAGGCTCGCCGCAAGGAACAGGAGAATTTTGTAGACCTTTCCTTCGATACAATTTCAGCTTATGGACCAAACGCAGCAATGATGCACTACAGCGCAAAGCCAGGTTCAGAGGCTACACTTAAGCCAGAGGGCTTCTTGCTTGTAGATTCTGGTGCTCACTTCCTTGAGGGCACAACAGATATTACACGTACAATTGCACTCGGATCTCTCACACAGCAGATGAAGGAGTATTACACAGTAGTTCTTCGTTGCCATTTGAGACTTCTTGCAGCTAACTTCCCTAAGGGAGTTACAGGGGCAAACCTTGATGTACTTTCACGTGGCCCAGTTTGGGATATGGGACTTGATTATCGTTGCGGTACAGGACACGGCGTTGGCCATATCCTCAACGTTCACGAGGGACCAAACCGCTTCCACTGGAGAGTATTAAAGGGGCAGAATTCTGCAGAGATTCAGCCAGGTATGATTACAACAGACGAGCCAGGTCTTTACATCGAGGATGGCTTCGGTATTCGTATCGAAAACGAGCTTCTCTGTGTAGCAGGAGAGACAACAGAGTACGGCGACTTCCGCCACTTTGAGGCAATTACATACTGCCCAATCGACCTTGATCCAGTTATTCCAGAGATGATGACTGAAGCAGAGAAGAAGACTCTTAACGAATATCATGCAATGGTTCGCGAAACACTCAAGCCATATCTCAGCGAAGAAGAATATGCTTGGCTTGAGAAGGAAACTCGTGATATTTAG
- a CDS encoding ACT domain-containing protein codes for MENKVIITVVGKDTVGIIARICTYLAGSGVNVLDITQTIVQGFFNMMMIVDINAATKSFDDVQKDLEVLGEEIGVQIKAQKEDIFNAMHRL; via the coding sequence ATGGAAAACAAAGTTATTATTACCGTTGTAGGAAAAGATACTGTTGGTATCATTGCTCGAATCTGCACTTATTTAGCAGGCAGCGGAGTGAATGTCTTAGATATTACACAGACTATAGTTCAAGGATTCTTCAATATGATGATGATTGTAGACATTAATGCCGCTACAAAGTCTTTTGATGATGTGCAGAAGGATCTTGAAGTTCTCGGCGAAGAAATTGGAGTTCAGATTAAGGCACAAAAAGAAGATATTTTCAACGCTATGCACAGACTCTAG
- a CDS encoding glycoside hydrolase family 5 protein — protein MVSRKQRVRTIILVIILAAAIVGGVFAISYFKVGVTFPWQVTGIREQQDTAQAETHEESKTEPKLVVKEASKTEKKEETKVEDTKSEEDSKTVSEEEITEESTENIAKTGQKLDYYGALHVEDGKLYDEVGNEVRLSGVSSNGLTWYPQFITADAIKSLRDNWGINVFRLAMYTSDYNGYCVGGAENQDYVKDIIDDIVKAAADNEMYVIIDWHISNDSNPNEYKSDAIQFFGEMVRKYESNDNVIYEICNEPSGDTTWEDVKSYAKEVIPVIRRIDRDALILVGTPEGCTDLDSVLDDPLDFNNIMYTYHFNAGTQKSSQRNVLINAVEEGLPVFVSQYSYYPVDGVGELDEREATRWNDLMDDYNLSSCIWNLSNSDEGAALINQSCDKYYDFEYDDLSEQGKYFFDKLSDNRKKAEIPEKDDIKEIIDSKETKKR, from the coding sequence ATGGTTAGCAGAAAACAACGTGTTCGTACAATTATTTTAGTTATCATACTTGCCGCAGCGATTGTTGGTGGCGTGTTTGCAATTAGTTATTTTAAAGTTGGTGTTACCTTCCCATGGCAGGTAACAGGCATTCGGGAACAGCAGGACACAGCCCAAGCTGAGACACATGAGGAGTCGAAGACTGAGCCGAAGCTTGTGGTAAAGGAAGCGTCAAAGACTGAGAAAAAGGAAGAGACAAAGGTCGAGGATACCAAGTCTGAGGAGGATTCAAAGACAGTTTCAGAAGAGGAGATAACAGAAGAGAGCACTGAGAATATCGCAAAAACAGGTCAGAAGCTTGACTATTATGGCGCACTTCATGTTGAGGATGGAAAGCTTTATGATGAAGTCGGTAATGAGGTGAGACTTTCAGGAGTTAGCTCTAATGGACTTACCTGGTATCCACAATTTATCACTGCGGATGCTATCAAATCACTCAGAGATAACTGGGGTATCAATGTTTTCCGTCTTGCAATGTACACCAGTGATTACAATGGTTATTGTGTAGGTGGTGCAGAGAATCAGGACTATGTTAAGGATATTATCGATGATATTGTCAAGGCAGCCGCAGATAACGAGATGTATGTTATCATTGACTGGCACATTTCTAATGACAGTAATCCGAATGAATATAAGTCAGATGCTATTCAGTTCTTTGGTGAGATGGTTCGTAAATACGAATCGAACGATAATGTAATTTATGAAATCTGCAATGAACCAAGTGGTGATACAACATGGGAAGACGTCAAGTCTTATGCAAAGGAGGTCATACCTGTAATCAGACGAATCGACAGAGATGCACTTATCCTTGTTGGAACACCTGAAGGATGTACAGATTTAGATTCGGTTTTGGACGATCCGCTTGATTTCAATAATATTATGTATACTTATCATTTCAATGCTGGTACACAGAAGTCCAGCCAAAGAAATGTTCTCATTAATGCTGTGGAAGAAGGCCTTCCAGTTTTTGTTTCACAGTATAGCTACTATCCAGTTGATGGTGTTGGTGAATTAGATGAGCGCGAAGCTACCAGATGGAATGATTTGATGGATGATTATAATCTTTCTTCATGCATTTGGAACTTATCAAATAGCGATGAGGGCGCTGCATTAATTAATCAGTCATGTGACAAATATTATGATTTCGAGTATGATGATTTGTCAGAGCAGGGAAAGTATTTCTTTGATAAACTTTCCGATAACAGAAAAAAAGCTGAAATCCCTGAAAAGGATGACATAAAAGAAATAATAGATAGTAAGGAGACAAAGAAAAGATGA
- a CDS encoding cell division FtsA domain-containing protein: MEKKDIVFGLDIGTRNVIGTVGYLDGNEFHVMAQTLREHDTRAMLDGQIHDIGRVGATCEEVKLELEKLTGLTLTEVCIAAAGRVLRTVTTHVELEYPEETVVTGEDLHTLDMMGIEQAGKEIKGDEDKKYKFFCVGYSTVKYYLNGDVFQSLEDHKADVIGEDIIVTFLPEDVVDGLYAAVGKAGLTVANLTLEPIAAINVAIPQNFRMLNIALIDVGAGTSDICVTRDGSIIAYGMIPMAGDELTEVLVHEYLVDFATAEHIKRSSTEGGDITYEDIMGISHTIKSEEVWKLTDPIMEKIASEVSSKIKELNGDKSVSAAFVVGGGGKIHGFTEALAKDLKIVEERVALRGEEVMKNITFEQEDIKKDSLLVTPIGICLNYYETKNNFIMIHFNGEMMKLYDNGQLTIVDAAMQAGFSADQLFPRRGREVNFTVNGVARMLRGTEGESAIVTMNGKQVGINTPLEFNCDVELTPSTVGAGGTGTIADLAEFTTEYIYFTVCGHRVKCPKFVEVNGSLELPSYTVKEGDVIETRPFYTVGQLAEFMDVTIDDRYEILVNNRPSSRDSLVYENFVIDWTTTSPVAYAGDYVVDDEEGLPENYVPVPNVPETVSDVHTRMKIDSVDMPITINGKKMTLSGKKDYIFVDVYNLINFDPSESNGRPLIIKINGEKCGYSDELHDNDEVEVYWQEA, encoded by the coding sequence ATGGAAAAAAAGGACATAGTTTTTGGCTTAGATATTGGAACCCGCAATGTTATCGGTACAGTTGGATACCTTGATGGCAATGAGTTTCATGTTATGGCGCAGACTCTGAGAGAGCACGACACACGCGCCATGCTAGATGGACAAATTCACGACATCGGTCGTGTTGGCGCGACCTGCGAAGAGGTAAAGCTGGAGCTCGAAAAGCTGACAGGCCTTACGCTTACAGAGGTTTGCATAGCTGCCGCTGGTCGTGTGCTTCGTACAGTTACCACTCATGTGGAGCTTGAATATCCTGAGGAGACAGTTGTTACCGGAGAGGATTTGCATACCCTTGATATGATGGGTATCGAACAGGCTGGCAAGGAAATCAAAGGCGACGAGGACAAGAAATACAAGTTTTTCTGCGTTGGATACTCCACAGTTAAGTATTACCTGAATGGAGATGTTTTCCAGTCTCTTGAGGACCACAAGGCTGATGTGATAGGAGAGGATATCATTGTTACCTTCCTCCCAGAGGATGTTGTTGATGGCCTATACGCAGCTGTTGGTAAGGCTGGTCTTACAGTTGCCAACCTTACATTGGAGCCTATCGCAGCTATCAACGTTGCCATTCCTCAGAATTTCAGAATGCTGAACATCGCCCTTATCGACGTGGGCGCAGGCACTTCGGATATCTGTGTTACAAGAGATGGCAGTATCATCGCCTATGGTATGATTCCTATGGCCGGTGATGAGCTTACAGAGGTGTTGGTTCACGAGTATCTTGTTGACTTCGCAACTGCAGAGCATATCAAGCGTTCTTCAACTGAGGGCGGCGACATCACCTACGAAGATATTATGGGAATCAGCCATACAATCAAGTCCGAGGAGGTTTGGAAACTCACAGACCCAATTATGGAGAAAATCGCAAGTGAGGTTTCTTCAAAGATTAAAGAGCTCAACGGCGACAAGTCAGTATCTGCTGCTTTTGTTGTTGGTGGTGGCGGAAAGATTCATGGCTTTACAGAGGCTCTCGCAAAGGATTTAAAGATTGTTGAGGAGCGTGTTGCACTTCGTGGCGAGGAAGTCATGAAGAATATCACCTTCGAACAGGAGGACATTAAGAAGGATTCACTTCTTGTTACTCCAATCGGTATCTGCTTGAATTATTATGAGACAAAGAACAACTTCATCATGATTCACTTCAATGGCGAGATGATGAAGCTTTACGATAATGGTCAGCTGACAATTGTTGATGCTGCTATGCAGGCAGGCTTTTCTGCTGATCAGTTATTCCCACGTCGTGGACGTGAGGTTAATTTCACTGTCAATGGCGTTGCCAGAATGCTTCGTGGAACAGAGGGTGAGTCTGCAATCGTCACCATGAATGGTAAGCAGGTGGGAATCAATACTCCACTTGAGTTCAACTGTGATGTTGAGCTTACACCTTCTACTGTTGGTGCTGGCGGCACTGGCACAATCGCTGATTTGGCAGAGTTTACAACAGAGTATATTTACTTCACTGTCTGTGGACATCGTGTAAAGTGTCCTAAGTTCGTGGAGGTTAATGGCTCTCTTGAGCTTCCATCATACACAGTTAAGGAAGGGGATGTTATTGAGACTCGCCCATTCTATACAGTTGGACAGCTGGCAGAGTTTATGGATGTGACTATCGATGACAGATACGAAATCCTTGTAAATAACCGCCCATCCAGCCGTGATTCTCTTGTGTATGAGAATTTCGTTATTGATTGGACAACTACTTCACCAGTGGCTTACGCTGGTGATTATGTAGTGGATGATGAAGAGGGACTTCCAGAGAATTATGTCCCTGTTCCAAATGTTCCAGAGACAGTTTCCGATGTTCATACGCGCATGAAGATCGATTCTGTGGACATGCCTATCACCATCAATGGAAAGAAGATGACCCTCTCAGGAAAGAAGGATTACATCTTTGTTGATGTTTACAATTTGATTAATTTCGATCCTAGCGAGAGCAACGGACGTCCACTTATCATCAAGATAAATGGCGAAAAGTGTGGTTACTCCGACGAACTCCACGACAATGATGAAGTGGAAGTTTATTGGCAGGAAGCGTAA
- a CDS encoding PFL family protein, with product MVNLQEVLETNKMVEEQTLDVRTITIGISLLECIDADLKLVNEKVYNRITTVAKDLDKVAKEIERDYGIPIVNRRISVTPIALIGAAACKCPADFVSLAHTLDKAAEDVGANLIGGYSALVSKGMTTADEMLIRSIPQALCETQRVCSSVNLASTKTGINMDAVRLMGDILLQVADRSKDRDSVDCMKLVVFCNAPDDNPFMAGAFHGVTEADAIINVGVSGPGVVKKALEQVRGESFEILCETIKKTAFKVTRVGQLVAQEASKRLGIPFGIIDLSLAPTPAIGDSVADILCEIGLEYAGAPGTTAALAMLNDQVKKGGVMASSYVGGLSGAFIPVSEDQGMINSVEAGAITLEKLEAMTCVCSVGLDMIAIPGDTPATTIAGMIADEMALGMVNQKTTAARLIPVIGKGVGDTVEFGGLFGYAPIMPVNKFSCADFVNRKGRIPAPIHSFKN from the coding sequence ATGGTAAATTTACAGGAAGTATTAGAAACAAACAAAATGGTGGAGGAGCAGACTCTTGATGTCCGCACAATCACCATCGGCATCAGCCTTCTTGAGTGCATCGATGCAGATTTAAAGTTAGTTAATGAAAAGGTTTATAATAGAATCACAACTGTTGCTAAGGATTTGGATAAGGTGGCAAAGGAAATTGAGAGAGATTACGGCATCCCAATTGTAAACCGCCGTATTTCTGTTACACCTATTGCACTTATTGGTGCAGCAGCTTGCAAGTGCCCAGCTGATTTCGTATCATTGGCACACACATTAGATAAGGCAGCAGAGGATGTCGGAGCGAACCTCATCGGTGGATATTCAGCTCTCGTTTCAAAGGGAATGACCACAGCAGATGAGATGCTTATTCGTTCAATTCCACAGGCTCTTTGCGAGACACAGAGAGTATGTAGTTCAGTGAATTTGGCTTCCACAAAAACTGGTATTAATATGGATGCTGTTCGCCTCATGGGAGATATTCTTCTTCAGGTGGCAGACCGTTCAAAGGATAGAGATTCAGTTGATTGTATGAAGCTTGTTGTATTCTGCAACGCTCCAGATGACAACCCATTCATGGCAGGTGCTTTCCACGGTGTTACTGAGGCAGACGCTATTATCAACGTAGGTGTTTCTGGACCAGGTGTTGTAAAGAAGGCTCTTGAGCAGGTGCGTGGAGAGAGCTTCGAGATTCTCTGCGAGACCATCAAGAAGACAGCCTTCAAGGTTACACGTGTTGGTCAGCTTGTTGCACAGGAAGCATCAAAGCGTCTTGGTATTCCATTTGGAATCATCGACCTATCACTTGCCCCAACTCCAGCAATTGGCGATTCAGTTGCCGATATTCTTTGTGAAATTGGACTTGAGTATGCAGGCGCACCAGGTACTACAGCCGCTCTTGCGATGCTCAATGACCAGGTTAAGAAGGGCGGCGTAATGGCAAGCTCTTATGTAGGTGGTCTTTCAGGTGCTTTCATCCCTGTATCTGAGGATCAGGGAATGATTAATTCTGTTGAGGCAGGAGCAATCACACTTGAGAAGCTTGAGGCTATGACTTGCGTATGTTCCGTAGGTCTCGATATGATTGCCATCCCTGGTGATACGCCAGCCACAACCATCGCAGGAATGATTGCCGATGAAATGGCTCTTGGTATGGTAAACCAGAAGACAACAGCTGCTCGTCTTATTCCAGTCATTGGAAAGGGCGTTGGCGACACCGTAGAGTTTGGTGGATTATTCGGTTATGCACCAATTATGCCTGTGAATAAGTTCTCTTGCGCAGACTTCGTAAACCGCAAAGGACGTATTCCAGCACCAATCCACTCATTTAAAAACTAA
- the coaE gene encoding dephospho-CoA kinase (Dephospho-CoA kinase (CoaE) performs the final step in coenzyme A biosynthesis.), whose product MKFIGITGGIGAGKSTVLSLLKENFNCRVVLADEVAAELMTPGHKCFDEVVSLPWPTSILDDNGQIDRPLMAKYMFADDDLRLKVNATVHPAVEQEVLNQVELEKEKHNIEYFFLEAALLIECGYGKLVDEMWYIYASPEVRTERLMESRGYTRERIENTFQVQRSDESFREHCDHVIDNSGSKEETLTQLRFLLK is encoded by the coding sequence ATGAAATTTATCGGAATTACAGGGGGCATCGGCGCTGGCAAAAGCACGGTGCTCTCTTTGCTAAAAGAAAATTTTAATTGCAGGGTTGTACTTGCAGATGAGGTGGCAGCAGAACTGATGACACCAGGACACAAATGTTTTGATGAAGTGGTCAGTTTGCCATGGCCTACTTCAATTTTAGATGACAATGGACAAATCGATCGACCACTCATGGCTAAGTATATGTTTGCCGACGATGATTTGCGTTTGAAGGTTAATGCCACAGTGCATCCGGCAGTGGAGCAAGAAGTACTAAATCAGGTAGAATTGGAAAAAGAAAAACACAATATAGAGTATTTTTTCTTGGAAGCTGCATTGCTCATAGAATGTGGATATGGTAAACTTGTGGATGAGATGTGGTATATATACGCGAGCCCTGAGGTTCGCACCGAAAGGCTTATGGAATCCAGAGGATATACCAGAGAACGAATTGAAAACACCTTTCAGGTTCAGCGCTCAGATGAGAGCTTCAGAGAGCACTGTGACCATGTCATTGATAATAGTGGAAGTAAAGAGGAAACGCTGACTCAACTACGTTTTCTATTAAAATAA
- a CDS encoding MBL fold metallo-hydrolase — MDFFSIASGSSGNCICVGDDTTHVMIDAGISGKRIEAGMNKYDYTTADMAGLLVTHEHSDHVSGLGVISRKYHIPIYGTAATIRAIRSMKSLGAIDDTLFHVIKPDEDFSIGSLNIHPFRISHDAADPVAYRIENAKYKVAVCTDLGYYDGYIVENLTGLDAMLLEANHDIHMLEVGSYPYPLKQRILGDHGHLSNEASGKLLSKVLNDDIKHVFLGHLSHENNYPDLAYETVRLEVTMDENTPYNASDFNITVASRSDVSERVVL, encoded by the coding sequence ATGGATTTTTTTAGTATTGCAAGTGGTAGCAGCGGCAACTGCATCTGCGTAGGCGATGACACCACGCATGTTATGATTGATGCAGGTATTTCAGGAAAGCGCATAGAGGCGGGGATGAACAAATATGATTACACCACCGCAGATATGGCAGGACTTCTGGTGACTCACGAGCATTCAGATCATGTATCTGGACTTGGAGTTATTTCTAGAAAGTATCACATCCCAATTTACGGAACCGCAGCTACCATCAGAGCGATACGTTCTATGAAAAGCCTCGGTGCTATCGATGATACACTTTTTCATGTTATCAAGCCTGATGAGGATTTCTCTATTGGTAGTCTAAATATTCACCCATTTCGTATTAGCCATGATGCGGCAGACCCAGTTGCATATCGTATTGAAAATGCCAAATATAAGGTTGCAGTCTGCACTGACTTAGGTTATTATGATGGCTATATTGTGGAAAATTTAACAGGCTTGGATGCCATGCTTTTAGAGGCGAACCACGATATCCACATGCTGGAGGTTGGTTCATATCCATACCCTCTTAAGCAGCGTATTCTTGGCGACCATGGACATCTTTCAAATGAGGCCAGCGGCAAGCTGCTAAGCAAGGTTCTCAATGATGATATTAAGCACGTCTTTTTAGGACACTTGTCTCATGAGAACAACTACCCAGACCTGGCCTATGAAACAGTTCGCCTGGAGGTCACAATGGACGAAAACACTCCATACAATGCGAGTGATTTCAATATAACTGTCGCGTCGCGTAGTGACGTGTCAGAACGTGTCGTATTATAA